One stretch of Myxocyprinus asiaticus isolate MX2 ecotype Aquarium Trade chromosome 23, UBuf_Myxa_2, whole genome shotgun sequence DNA includes these proteins:
- the LOC127413995 gene encoding pleckstrin-2-like, which produces MGTGSEDKSVLKEGFLVKRGHVVHNWRVRWFVLKLDRLLYYKYESGKRNSCHRGTILLNNCIITCPYLEYENRPLVLKLQTTTSEEHFLEACMREERDEWATAIGAAVQKLNTNDAQTPSPPQDKSPTSLQLHNVNLSQVVDSMYDVHAGIRLCSHVEQGSSYTNCFSGSTVVDWLVFNKLALTRVDAVTLASTLLDEGSLRPIGIRSADALRNAALGEQFLDDSTALYSFSQSFHKRGSVKAEKSLSAVELSGKVVKRGYLLKQGHKVKNWKVRLFVLRVEPGFLHYYDPSKDDITPVGGISLRGCLVSALDDNGTPPGVKGKVQGNLFKIITQADTHYYIQAPTHKESMDWIKAIRQVT; this is translated from the exons ATGGGCACAGGATCAGAAGATAAATCCGTCCTTAAAGAAGGGTTTTTGGTGAAAAGG GGTCATGTGGTCCATAACTGGAGAGTGCGTTGGTTTGTGCTTAAACTGGACAGACTTCTGTATTATAAATATGAGAGTGGCAAACGGAATTCATGCCATCGAGGGACTATACTGCTAAATAACTGCATAATCACCTGTCCTTACCTGGAGTACGAGAACAGACCG CTGGTGCTGAAGTTGCAGACCACCACTTCAGAGGAGCACTTCCTTGAGGCTTGCATGAGGGAAGAGCGTGATGAATGGGCTACAGCGATTGGTGCAGCAGTACAGAAACTCAACACGAATGATGCACAGACCCCGTCACCACCACAAGATAAAAGTCCCACATCCCTCCAGCTTCACAATGTCAACCTCAG TCAGGTGGTGGACTCCATGTATGATGTGCATGCTGGTATTCGGCTGTGCAGTCATGTTGAGCAAGGCAGCTCTTACACCAACTGTTTCTCAG gctCAACAGTGGTGGATTGGCTGGTTTTTAATAAGCTGGCTCTGACCCGTGTGGATGCGGTAACATTAGCATCCACGCTTCTTGACGAGGGCTCCTTGCGGCCCATTGGTATTAGGAGCGCTGATGCTCTCCGGAACGCTGCTCTTGGAGAGCAGTTCCTTGATGACTCCACTGCACTCTACAGCTTT TCTCAGAGCTTCCACAAGCGAGGTAGTGTGAAAGCAGAGAAGTCTCTGTCTGCGGTGGAGCTCAGTGGAAAAGTGGTGAAGAGAGGATACCTGCTCAAACAG GGACACAAGGTGAAGAATTGGAAGGTGAGACTGTTTGTACTGAGGGTGGAGCCTGGCTTCCTGCACTACTACGACCCCAGCAAG GATGACATCACTCCAGTTGGCGGGATATCTCTTCGTGGCTGTCTGGTGTCTGCCCTGGATGATAACGGCACTCCGCCAG GTGTTAAAGGTAAAGTGCAGGGGAACCTCTTTAAAATCATCACTCAGGCGGATACGCACTATTACATCCAGGCCCCAACACATAAGGAGAGCATGGACTGGATCAAAGCTATTAGACAAGTGACTTAA
- the LOC127413991 gene encoding tandem C2 domains nuclear protein-like isoform X1 → MECIKNCCRTFMSKEKEPEIQMKSIRPPGKLTVESYVKKSVGVSEDYLLSKLPPDDREVPFVLPTFKPSYIQPRGAQYSSYNIGQQIVTCQAILGSSKTTYAVRKAELAGANQIVYDPDLTFNTSQIISFVSPGSVRRPSMKGHPNNSPGTSWEHNGKQRLSLSMFDLSNSQGPVQRYDSVSSVQSSTSSIQDSFGSSRSLESITLSGDERDRELGKVCVHLRYEEAVEQVWITLLKCADMSVYTEGVELQKIGVKGVITMTKPVRFKSTVKEASADTEFMETFVFTLNLEQIRRSALLLRLQAHTPRKRTLGECVLSLRTLGPQETQHWLEFRPHSKIRVCHAELQLALCFQPVSSRMQLQILSAQNLPSSSSPLTHSFFVKVDMLRDGQSLLKRKTKIMKSLGGHVQWGEVLLLPITNQDQNLQLSLKLFSRGSLQRKHLLGQVLLGFDCSSPEAVEQWRDSITHPEKVVTSWHRVSRP, encoded by the exons ATGGAATGTATCAAAAACTGCTGCAGGACATTTATGTCTAAAGAGAAAGAACCAGAGATTCAGA TGAAAAGTATCCGACCTCCAGGTAAATTAACAGTTGAATCTTATGTGAAGAAGAGTGTTGGAGTATCAGAGGATTATCTCCTCTCTAAACTGCCCCCAGATGACAGGGAGGTCCCCTTTGTCCTCCCAACCTTCAAGCCCTCCTACATCCAGCCGAGAGGGGCACAGTACTCCAGCTACAACATCGGGCAACAGA TTGTCACCTGTCAAGCAATTTTAGGCTCATCAAAGACCACTTATGCAGTCAGGAAGGCAGAGCTTGCAGGAGCCAATCAAATTGTGTATGACCCTGATTTGACCTTTAACACCAGTCAGATCATCAGCTTCGTGTCGCCAGGTTCAGTGAGACGCCCCAGTATGAAAGGCCATCCCAACAACAGCCCTGGCACAA GTTGGGAACACAATGGCAAACAAAGACTCAGCCTATCCATGTTTGATTTGTCAAACTCTCAAGGCCCTGTACAG CGTTATGATTCCGTATCCAGTGTCCAGAGTAGCACATCGTCCATTCAGGATTCCTTTGGGAGCAGCCGTAGTCTAG agtCCATTACGCTGTCTGGCGATGAGAGGGATCGTGAGCTGGGAAAGGTGTGTGTGCACCTGAGGTACGAGGAGGCGGTGGAGCAGGTGTGGATCACCTTGTTGAAG tGTGCAGACATGAGTGTATATACTGAAGGGGTGGAGCTGCAGAAGATTGGGGTCAAAGGGGTCATCACCATGACGAAGCCAGTGCGATTTAAGAGCACAGTCAAGGAAGCATCAGCG gacACTGAGTTTATGGAGACATTTGTGTTCACTCTAAACTTAGAGCAAATACGCAGGTCTGCGCTTTTACTGCGTCTGCAGGCTCATACACCACGCAAGCGCACACTGGGAGAGTGTGTGTTATCTCTCCGAACCCTTGGACCACAGGAAACACAGCACTGGCTGGAGTTCAGGCCCCACTCTAAAATACGT GTGTGCCATGCTGAGCTTCAGCTAGCCTTGTGCTTTCAGCCTGTGAGCAGTCGAATGCAGCTCCAGATCCTCAGTGCTCAAAATCTTCCGTCATCTTCCTCACCGCTCACACACA GTTTCTTTGTGAAGGTGGACATGCTAAGAGATGGCCAGTCCTTACTGAAGAGAAAAACAAAGATTATGAAGTCATTAGGAGGGCATGTCCAGTGGGGGGAGGTGCTTCTATTGCCCATCACCAATCAGGACCAGAATCTGCAGCTGTCCCTCAAACTTTTCAGCCGTGGATCTCTTCAAAGAAAACACCTTCTTGGACAG GTGCTTTTGGGTTTTGACTGCAGTTCTCCAGAGGCAGTGGAGCAATGGAGAGATTCCATCACTCATCCTGAAAAAGTGGTGACTTCATGGCACAGAGTTAGTCGACCCTGA
- the LOC127413991 gene encoding tandem C2 domains nuclear protein-like isoform X3, with protein MECIKNCCRTFMSKEKEPEIQMKSIRPPGKLTVESYVKKSVGVSEDYLLSKLPPDDREVPFVLPTFKPSYIQPRGAQYSSYNIGQQSWEHNGKQRLSLSMFDLSNSQGPVQRYDSVSSVQSSTSSIQDSFGSSRSLESITLSGDERDRELGKVCVHLRYEEAVEQVWITLLKCADMSVYTEGVELQKIGVKGVITMTKPVRFKSTVKEASADTEFMETFVFTLNLEQIRRSALLLRLQAHTPRKRTLGECVLSLRTLGPQETQHWLEFRPHSKIRVCHAELQLALCFQPVSSRMQLQILSAQNLPSSSSPLTHSFFVKVDMLRDGQSLLKRKTKIMKSLGGHVQWGEVLLLPITNQDQNLQLSLKLFSRGSLQRKHLLGQVLLGFDCSSPEAVEQWRDSITHPEKVVTSWHRVSRP; from the exons ATGGAATGTATCAAAAACTGCTGCAGGACATTTATGTCTAAAGAGAAAGAACCAGAGATTCAGA TGAAAAGTATCCGACCTCCAGGTAAATTAACAGTTGAATCTTATGTGAAGAAGAGTGTTGGAGTATCAGAGGATTATCTCCTCTCTAAACTGCCCCCAGATGACAGGGAGGTCCCCTTTGTCCTCCCAACCTTCAAGCCCTCCTACATCCAGCCGAGAGGGGCACAGTACTCCAGCTACAACATCGGGCAACAGA GTTGGGAACACAATGGCAAACAAAGACTCAGCCTATCCATGTTTGATTTGTCAAACTCTCAAGGCCCTGTACAG CGTTATGATTCCGTATCCAGTGTCCAGAGTAGCACATCGTCCATTCAGGATTCCTTTGGGAGCAGCCGTAGTCTAG agtCCATTACGCTGTCTGGCGATGAGAGGGATCGTGAGCTGGGAAAGGTGTGTGTGCACCTGAGGTACGAGGAGGCGGTGGAGCAGGTGTGGATCACCTTGTTGAAG tGTGCAGACATGAGTGTATATACTGAAGGGGTGGAGCTGCAGAAGATTGGGGTCAAAGGGGTCATCACCATGACGAAGCCAGTGCGATTTAAGAGCACAGTCAAGGAAGCATCAGCG gacACTGAGTTTATGGAGACATTTGTGTTCACTCTAAACTTAGAGCAAATACGCAGGTCTGCGCTTTTACTGCGTCTGCAGGCTCATACACCACGCAAGCGCACACTGGGAGAGTGTGTGTTATCTCTCCGAACCCTTGGACCACAGGAAACACAGCACTGGCTGGAGTTCAGGCCCCACTCTAAAATACGT GTGTGCCATGCTGAGCTTCAGCTAGCCTTGTGCTTTCAGCCTGTGAGCAGTCGAATGCAGCTCCAGATCCTCAGTGCTCAAAATCTTCCGTCATCTTCCTCACCGCTCACACACA GTTTCTTTGTGAAGGTGGACATGCTAAGAGATGGCCAGTCCTTACTGAAGAGAAAAACAAAGATTATGAAGTCATTAGGAGGGCATGTCCAGTGGGGGGAGGTGCTTCTATTGCCCATCACCAATCAGGACCAGAATCTGCAGCTGTCCCTCAAACTTTTCAGCCGTGGATCTCTTCAAAGAAAACACCTTCTTGGACAG GTGCTTTTGGGTTTTGACTGCAGTTCTCCAGAGGCAGTGGAGCAATGGAGAGATTCCATCACTCATCCTGAAAAAGTGGTGACTTCATGGCACAGAGTTAGTCGACCCTGA
- the LOC127414006 gene encoding galectin-related protein A-like — protein MTDKGSIRNEEDYVGEIKGGLRPTMRLIVMGIVHKQPKSMVVLVSCQSKGEVDEEMEGDVGLELKVNFPEKAVLRNARLSGQWGASETALSFFPFAPGEPFKMEIVCEHQQFRILVDGQPLCGFTHRLTQLASLTALRVYGDLQLTKVA, from the exons ATGACAGATAAGGGGAGCATCCGAAAT GAGGAAGACTATGTCGGGGAGATCAAAGGGGGTTTACGGCCGACCATGAGGCTGATAGTGATGGGTATTGTTCACAAGCAGCCGAAAAG TATGGTGGTGTTAGTGTCGTGCCAGTCTAAAGGAGAAGTGGATGAGGAAATGGAGGGTGATGTGGGGCTGGAGCTGAAGGTGAACTTTCCAGAAAAGGCTGTGCTTCGTAATGCTCGTCTGTCAGGGCAGTGGGGTGCTTCAGAGACCGCCCTCTCTTTTTTCCCCTTTGCTCCAGGAGAGCCCTTTAAG atggagattgtatgtGAACACCAGCAGTTCCGTATTCTGGTGGATGGGCAGCCTTTGTGTGGTTTTACCCACAGACTGACTCAGCTAGCCTCTCTCACTGCTCTTAGAGTCTATGGAGATCTACAGCTCACCAAAGTGGCTTGA
- the LOC127413991 gene encoding tandem C2 domains nuclear protein-like isoform X2, which yields MECIKNCCRTFMSKEKEPEIQMKSIRPPGKLTVESYVKKSVGVSEDYLLSKLPPDDREVPFVLPTFKPSYIQPRGAQYSSYNIGQQTILGSSKTTYAVRKAELAGANQIVYDPDLTFNTSQIISFVSPGSVRRPSMKGHPNNSPGTSWEHNGKQRLSLSMFDLSNSQGPVQRYDSVSSVQSSTSSIQDSFGSSRSLESITLSGDERDRELGKVCVHLRYEEAVEQVWITLLKCADMSVYTEGVELQKIGVKGVITMTKPVRFKSTVKEASADTEFMETFVFTLNLEQIRRSALLLRLQAHTPRKRTLGECVLSLRTLGPQETQHWLEFRPHSKIRVCHAELQLALCFQPVSSRMQLQILSAQNLPSSSSPLTHSFFVKVDMLRDGQSLLKRKTKIMKSLGGHVQWGEVLLLPITNQDQNLQLSLKLFSRGSLQRKHLLGQVLLGFDCSSPEAVEQWRDSITHPEKVVTSWHRVSRP from the exons ATGGAATGTATCAAAAACTGCTGCAGGACATTTATGTCTAAAGAGAAAGAACCAGAGATTCAGA TGAAAAGTATCCGACCTCCAGGTAAATTAACAGTTGAATCTTATGTGAAGAAGAGTGTTGGAGTATCAGAGGATTATCTCCTCTCTAAACTGCCCCCAGATGACAGGGAGGTCCCCTTTGTCCTCCCAACCTTCAAGCCCTCCTACATCCAGCCGAGAGGGGCACAGTACTCCAGCTACAACATCGGGCAACAGA CAATTTTAGGCTCATCAAAGACCACTTATGCAGTCAGGAAGGCAGAGCTTGCAGGAGCCAATCAAATTGTGTATGACCCTGATTTGACCTTTAACACCAGTCAGATCATCAGCTTCGTGTCGCCAGGTTCAGTGAGACGCCCCAGTATGAAAGGCCATCCCAACAACAGCCCTGGCACAA GTTGGGAACACAATGGCAAACAAAGACTCAGCCTATCCATGTTTGATTTGTCAAACTCTCAAGGCCCTGTACAG CGTTATGATTCCGTATCCAGTGTCCAGAGTAGCACATCGTCCATTCAGGATTCCTTTGGGAGCAGCCGTAGTCTAG agtCCATTACGCTGTCTGGCGATGAGAGGGATCGTGAGCTGGGAAAGGTGTGTGTGCACCTGAGGTACGAGGAGGCGGTGGAGCAGGTGTGGATCACCTTGTTGAAG tGTGCAGACATGAGTGTATATACTGAAGGGGTGGAGCTGCAGAAGATTGGGGTCAAAGGGGTCATCACCATGACGAAGCCAGTGCGATTTAAGAGCACAGTCAAGGAAGCATCAGCG gacACTGAGTTTATGGAGACATTTGTGTTCACTCTAAACTTAGAGCAAATACGCAGGTCTGCGCTTTTACTGCGTCTGCAGGCTCATACACCACGCAAGCGCACACTGGGAGAGTGTGTGTTATCTCTCCGAACCCTTGGACCACAGGAAACACAGCACTGGCTGGAGTTCAGGCCCCACTCTAAAATACGT GTGTGCCATGCTGAGCTTCAGCTAGCCTTGTGCTTTCAGCCTGTGAGCAGTCGAATGCAGCTCCAGATCCTCAGTGCTCAAAATCTTCCGTCATCTTCCTCACCGCTCACACACA GTTTCTTTGTGAAGGTGGACATGCTAAGAGATGGCCAGTCCTTACTGAAGAGAAAAACAAAGATTATGAAGTCATTAGGAGGGCATGTCCAGTGGGGGGAGGTGCTTCTATTGCCCATCACCAATCAGGACCAGAATCTGCAGCTGTCCCTCAAACTTTTCAGCCGTGGATCTCTTCAAAGAAAACACCTTCTTGGACAG GTGCTTTTGGGTTTTGACTGCAGTTCTCCAGAGGCAGTGGAGCAATGGAGAGATTCCATCACTCATCCTGAAAAAGTGGTGACTTCATGGCACAGAGTTAGTCGACCCTGA